In bacterium, the genomic stretch GCAACCTCTTCGCCGGTGCGGTCAACGCCTTCGGCGGCATCGTCGGCGAGGGCAAGGACCAGACCGACGGGCAGGTCCGTCCGTACCCCGAGATCGCCGAGCGCTACCACACCGCCGGCTTGTCATGGATCGCCGTGGGGGACGCCAACTACGGCGAGGGGTCCTCCCGTGAGCACGCCGCCATGGAACCCCGCTTCCGGGGCTGCGTGGCCGTCATCGTGCGCTCCTTCGCCCGCATCCACGAGACCAACCTCAAGAAGCAGGGCGTGCTGGCACTCACGTTCGCCGACCCCGCCGACTACGACCGCATCGGCGAGGACGATCGAATCGCCGTGCGGGGCCTGGCCGACCTGGCGCCGGGCGAGCCGGTGCGGGTGGAGGTGTCGCACCCCGACGGCTCGACGGACGCCTTCGACACCCGCCACACGATGTCGGCCGACCAGATCGACTGGTTCCGCGCCGGCAGCGCCCTCAACGTGATCCGCCAGCGGTTGTAGGCGCCGCTCTACGGGCACCACCGGCGACTTCGGGAGGGAGAGCCATACTGTATTGCGATTTGTGATACACTGACGCCCGTGGGAGCAGCCATCTCCGTCCGGCTGGACGACCAAGCGCATCGGGCCCTGCTGCAACTCGAAGCCACAGGAATGACCCGCTCGGAAGCGATCCGCAGTTCTGTGGTGGCGGCGGCGGCCCGCCTCGCTGAACACCGAACGCTGGCGGCGGAGGCTGCCGCCCTCGACGCCGACGAACGGGATCGCCGCGAGATGCGCGACGTGGCGGCGATGATGGAGGACCTGCGTGCGCCGTGGTGAGGTACGCCCGCTCCGCCTGTCCAAGGGCACCGGGCACGAACAGCAGGGGCGGCGCTTCGGTGTCGTCGTCCAGACCGACGCCCTGCTCCCCCGCTCCACGGTGCTCGTAGCACCTACCTCGCGTAGCGCCAGGCCGGCCTCGTTCCGCCCCGAGATCTCGATCGGGGGGACGGCGACACGGGTGCTCGTGGAGCAGTCGGGCGCCGTCGACGCCAGCCGGCTGGGAGACACGGTCGGCCGACTCAGCACCACCGAGCAGTGGGCGGTCGACGCTGCGCTGTTGACGGTTCTGGACCTGCACTGACCCTGGACCAGTTCCGCGGTGGTGCTAGGGGAGCGTCTCGGCGGGGAGGGGGTGGCGGAACAGGGCGGCGGCGTTGCGGTGGCAGACGTCGGCGATGACGTCGTCGGGGAGGTGGCCGATCATCTCCTCGAGTGCGTCCTGGCAGCCGGGCCAGGTGCTGTCGGCGTGGGGGTAGTCGACCTCCATCATGACGTGGCTGCGGTTGAGGGCGACGACCGCGTCGATGCTGGACGGGTCGCTGATGGTGCAGTACCAGACGTTGCGCAGCAGCAGCTCGTGGGGGCCGGTGGCGCCGGTGGGCCAGTCCTGGCGGCCGTGGCCGGAGACCTCGATCTGGTGGCGCATGCGGTCGTACATGGTGGGCACCCAGCCGCAGCCGCCCTCGGACAGGGCGATGCGGATGTTCGGGAAGCGCAGCCCGATGCCCGACCAGACCCACTCGGCGGCCGCCACGTAGGCGTGCATCTGGAACAGCGTGGCCCGCACGGCCAGGTGCGGGCCGGCCTCGTCCTGGGGCATCCAGTGGCCCGACGAGCCGGTGTGCAGGCAGATCACCGTCCCGGTCTCCTCGCACGCCCCCAGCAGCGGGTCCCACCAGCGGTCGTGGATCGACGGCAGGCCCATGTGCGCCGGGTTCTCCGGCAGGGTCACCGCCGTGAAGCCCCGCTCGGCGTTGCGGCGGATCTCGGCGGCGGCCAGGTGCGGGTCGCGCAGCCAGGTGATGCCCATGGGGATGATGCGGTCGGGGTGGGCGCCCCACCATTCCTCGTGGATCCAGTCGTTGAAGGCCCGCGTCACCGCCAAGCCCAGTTCGGGGTCGGAGCAACTGGAGTACACCGCTCCGCAGAAGCCGGTGATGACCGACGGGAAGCAGACCGACGCCCAGACGCCGCCCAGGTCCATGTCGCGGATGCGCTGGTGGATGTCCCAGGAGCCGCGCCGCATGTCACTGAAGCGGGCCGGCTCGAAGGTGATGTCGTCGCGGTCCGCCCGTCCCACCTGGGCGTTGAGGCCGAGTTGTTCGTAGACCTCGCCGTCGAATTGCCAGGCCTGCGTGCCGTCGCCCTGCTCGACGACCCGCGGCGCCAGGTCCTGGTAGCGGCGCGGCAGGCGACCCTCGAACAGCCACGGCGGCTCGACGAGGTGGTCGTCCACCGAGATGAGCGTGTAGCGGACCCGCTGCGCCGGCGGATCCGGCAGCAGCATCGGGCTCGGCGCCTCGTCGAGGTCGACGACGCTCACCGTGCGATCCCCCCCGGTGACCGGCGGGCGGCGAACGCCCCGTGCTCGCAGTCCACGCGCGGCACTCTACCGGCCGCCGCGGCGCTGGTCGGGGCCTCAGGGTCCCTCCGGCTCTTCGGCGTGGTCGGAGTCCCTGGGCGGGCCGGTCCCGCGCCGCGCGGCGCCAGTCGCCGCCGGCGGGGCGGCCGCCGCGGCCCGTCCGCGGCGCCCGCGCCGAGGCGGCCGCAGCCGACCGCGAGCGGCGTTAGAGTTCAGCGGCGTACACGCCGCGCGGCGGCCGCGGGCCGCTGCAGACCCAAAGGAAGGCAAGCATGTTCTTCACACCGAGCCGTCCGCGCGCCGCGGGACCCGCCGCCGACGCCCCCCCCCCCGGAGTCCTAGACCGTAGGCGCCGCTGCCGCGGCGCGGCCGCGCTCCTGTCGGCGCTCGCCGTCGCCGCCGGCGCGCTCGTCGCCGCGCCCGCCGCCGCCCAGGAACCGCCCGCCGCCGCAGAAATCCGCATCGTGGCGCGCCAACTCGCCGACGGCCGCGTCGAGTTCGGAATCCAACAACGCGCCAGCACCGCAGACCCCTGGGGGCAACGACAACTCCCCCGCTCCCGGTTCTTCCCCACCACCGCACCAACCGGCCGCTGGCTCGCCAGCAGCCCCCTACCCGCCACAACCCCCGCCCCCGCCGGCGGGACCTACACCGCCATCACCGCCGGCTGGGACCACACCTGCGCACTCGACGCCGACGGCGCCATCACCTGCTGGGGCAACAACAGTAACGGGCAGGCCGACCCGCCCGACGGGACCTACACCGCCATATCCGCAGGCAACACCTCAGGAGATATTTTCCACGTCATCGATGACATCGAAGACCCAGAACGCGTGTACCACGCCTGCGCACTCACCGCCGACGGCGCCATCACATGCTGGGGCAACAACTCCTTCGGTCAAACCGACGCGCCCGACGGGACCTACACCGCCATCACCGCCGGCAGCAGCCACTCCTGCGCACTC encodes the following:
- a CDS encoding amidohydrolase family protein yields the protein MSVVDLDEAPSPMLLPDPPAQRVRYTLISVDDHLVEPPWLFEGRLPRRYQDLAPRVVEQGDGTQAWQFDGEVYEQLGLNAQVGRADRDDITFEPARFSDMRRGSWDIHQRIRDMDLGGVWASVCFPSVITGFCGAVYSSCSDPELGLAVTRAFNDWIHEEWWGAHPDRIIPMGITWLRDPHLAAAEIRRNAERGFTAVTLPENPAHMGLPSIHDRWWDPLLGACEETGTVICLHTGSSGHWMPQDEAGPHLAVRATLFQMHAYVAAAEWVWSGIGLRFPNIRIALSEGGCGWVPTMYDRMRHQIEVSGHGRQDWPTGATGPHELLLRNVWYCTISDPSSIDAVVALNRSHVMMEVDYPHADSTWPGCQDALEEMIGHLPDDVIADVCHRNAAALFRHPLPAETLP
- a CDS encoding type II toxin-antitoxin system PemK/MazF family toxin, with the translated sequence MRRGEVRPLRLSKGTGHEQQGRRFGVVVQTDALLPRSTVLVAPTSRSARPASFRPEISIGGTATRVLVEQSGAVDASRLGDTVGRLSTTEQWAVDAALLTVLDLH